The following are from one region of the Streptomyces tuirus genome:
- the relA gene encoding GTP pyrophosphokinase, protein MPDEAQHLTAAKPESASAAAAKPAPNTPHAKNDTRGAVEHAQAAPVDKPAEQSRPKPTPPPAVRQGAGQPARSGSSNRVRARLARLGVQRANPYNPVLEPLLRIVRSNDPKIETATLRQIERAYQVAERWHRGQKRKSGDPYITHPLAVTTILAELGMDPATLMAGLLHDTVEDTEYGLDDLRRDFGDVVALLVDGVTKLDKVKFGEAAQAETVRKMVVAMAKDPRVLVIKLADRLHNMRTMRYLKREKQEKKARETLEIYAPLAHRLGMNTIKWELEDLAFAILYPKMYDEIVRLVAERAPKRDEYLAIVTDEVQQDLRAARIKATVTGRPKHYYSVYQKMIVRGRDFAEIYDLVGIRVLVDTVRDCYAALGTVHARWNPVPGRFKDYIAMPKFNMYQSLHTTVIGPGGKPVELQIRTFDMHRRAEYGIAAHWKYKQEAVAGASKVRSDAPKSSGKGKDDHLNDMAWLRQLLDWQKETEDPGEFLESLRFDLSRNEVFVFTPKGDVIALPAGATPVDFAYAVHTEVGHRTIGARVNGRLVPLESTLDNGDLVEVFTSKAAGAGPSRDWLGFVKSPRARNKIRAWFSKERRDEAIEQGKDAIVRAMRKQNLPIQRILTGDSLVTLAHEMRYADISALYAAIGEGHVSAQNIVQKLVQALGGEEAATEEIDESVPPARGRSRKRRSSADPGVVVKGVEDVWVKLARCCTPVPGDPIIGFVTRGSGVSVHRSDCVNVDSLSREPERILDVEWAPTQSSVFLVAIQVEALDRSRLLSDVTRVLSDQHVNILSAAVQTSRDRVATSRFTFEMGDPKHLGHVLKAVRGVEGVYDVYRVTSARSRS, encoded by the coding sequence TTGCCAGACGAGGCCCAGCACCTGACCGCCGCCAAACCCGAGTCCGCCTCGGCAGCCGCGGCGAAGCCCGCGCCGAACACGCCCCACGCGAAGAACGACACCCGCGGGGCGGTCGAGCATGCCCAGGCGGCACCGGTCGACAAGCCCGCCGAGCAGTCGCGGCCCAAGCCCACCCCGCCGCCCGCGGTACGTCAGGGAGCCGGACAGCCGGCCCGCTCCGGCTCCTCCAACCGCGTCCGCGCCCGTCTGGCCCGGCTCGGTGTGCAGCGCGCGAACCCGTACAACCCGGTGCTGGAGCCGCTGCTGCGGATAGTGCGCAGCAACGACCCGAAGATCGAGACGGCCACGCTCCGCCAGATCGAGCGCGCCTACCAGGTCGCCGAGCGCTGGCACCGCGGCCAGAAGCGCAAGAGCGGCGACCCGTACATCACGCACCCCCTCGCCGTCACCACCATCCTCGCCGAGCTGGGCATGGATCCGGCCACGCTGATGGCCGGCCTGCTGCACGACACGGTCGAGGACACCGAGTACGGCCTGGACGACCTGCGCCGCGACTTCGGCGACGTCGTCGCGCTGCTCGTCGACGGCGTCACCAAGCTGGACAAGGTCAAGTTCGGCGAGGCCGCCCAGGCCGAGACCGTGCGCAAGATGGTCGTCGCCATGGCCAAGGACCCGCGCGTCCTGGTCATCAAGCTCGCCGACCGCCTGCACAACATGCGCACCATGCGCTACCTCAAGCGCGAGAAGCAGGAGAAGAAGGCGCGCGAGACCCTCGAGATCTACGCGCCCCTCGCCCACCGCCTGGGCATGAACACCATCAAGTGGGAGCTGGAGGACCTCGCCTTCGCGATCCTCTACCCCAAGATGTACGACGAGATCGTACGGCTGGTGGCCGAGCGGGCACCGAAGCGTGACGAGTACCTGGCCATCGTCACCGACGAGGTCCAGCAGGACCTGCGCGCGGCCCGCATCAAGGCGACCGTCACCGGACGCCCGAAGCACTACTACAGCGTCTACCAGAAGATGATCGTCCGCGGCCGGGACTTCGCGGAGATCTATGATCTGGTGGGCATCCGCGTCCTCGTGGACACCGTCCGCGACTGCTACGCGGCCCTCGGCACGGTGCACGCGCGATGGAACCCGGTCCCCGGCCGGTTCAAGGACTACATCGCGATGCCCAAGTTCAACATGTACCAGTCGCTGCACACCACGGTCATCGGCCCCGGCGGCAAGCCGGTCGAGCTGCAGATCCGCACGTTCGACATGCACCGCCGCGCCGAGTACGGCATCGCCGCGCACTGGAAGTACAAGCAGGAGGCCGTCGCCGGCGCCTCAAAGGTGCGCAGTGACGCCCCCAAGTCCTCCGGCAAGGGCAAGGACGACCACCTCAACGACATGGCGTGGCTGCGCCAGCTCCTGGACTGGCAGAAGGAGACCGAGGACCCGGGCGAGTTCCTGGAGTCCCTGCGCTTCGACCTGTCCCGCAACGAGGTCTTCGTCTTCACCCCCAAGGGCGACGTCATAGCGCTCCCGGCCGGCGCCACCCCGGTCGACTTCGCCTACGCCGTGCACACCGAGGTCGGGCACCGCACCATAGGAGCCCGCGTCAACGGCCGGCTGGTCCCGCTGGAGTCCACCCTCGACAACGGCGACCTGGTGGAGGTCTTCACCTCAAAGGCGGCCGGCGCAGGCCCCTCCCGCGACTGGCTCGGCTTCGTCAAGTCACCGCGCGCCCGCAACAAGATCCGCGCCTGGTTCTCCAAGGAACGCCGCGACGAGGCCATCGAGCAGGGCAAGGACGCCATCGTCCGCGCGATGCGCAAGCAGAACCTGCCGATCCAGCGCATCCTGACCGGCGACTCCCTGGTGACCCTCGCGCACGAGATGCGCTACGCCGACATCTCCGCGCTGTACGCGGCGATCGGCGAGGGCCATGTCTCCGCACAGAACATCGTGCAGAAGCTGGTCCAGGCCCTCGGCGGTGAGGAGGCCGCCACCGAGGAGATCGACGAGTCGGTCCCGCCGGCCCGTGGCCGCAGCCGCAAGCGCCGCTCCAGCGCCGACCCGGGCGTCGTCGTCAAGGGCGTCGAGGACGTGTGGGTCAAGCTGGCCCGCTGCTGCACCCCCGTCCCGGGCGACCCCATCATCGGCTTCGTCACCCGCGGCAGCGGCGTCTCGGTGCACCGCAGCGACTGTGTGAACGTCGACTCGCTGTCGCGCGAGCCCGAGCGCATCCTCGACGTCGAGTGGGCGCCCACCCAGTCCTCGGTCTTCCTGGTCGCCATCCAGGTCGAGGCCCTGGACCGCTCCCGGCTCCTCTCGGACGTCACCCGCGTGCTGTCCGACCAGCACGTCAACATCCTCTCCGCGGCCGTCCAGACCTCCCGCGACCGCGTCGCCACCTCGCGCTTCACCTTCGAGATGGGCGACCCGAAGCACCTCGGCCATGTGCTCAAGGCGGTCCGGGGCGTGGAGGGCGTCTACGACGTGTACCGGGTGACGTCGGCGCGCAGCAGGTCGTAA
- the hisS gene encoding histidine--tRNA ligase codes for MSTFKAPKGTYDLIPPDSAAYLAVREAIAAPLRNSGYGYIETPGFESVELFARGVGESTDIVTKEMYAFETKGGDRLALRPEGTASVLRAALEANLHKAGNLPVKLWYSGSYYRYERPQKGRYRHFSQVGAEAIGAEDPALDAELLILADQAYRSLGLRNFRILLNSLGDQECRPVYRSALQEFLRGLDLDEDTLRRAEINPLRVLDDKRESVQKQLGDAPLLRDYLCDACKAYHEEVRELITAAGVTFEDDPKLVRGLDYYTRTTFEFVHDGLGSQSAVGGGGRYDGLSEMIGGPALPSVGWALGVDRTVLALQAEGVELELPATTSVFAVPLGEEARRVLFAKVTELRKNGIAADFAYGGKGLKGAMKNANRSGARYTVVAGERDLAEGVVQLKDMESGEQTAVGVNEIVAELEARLG; via the coding sequence GTGAGCACCTTCAAGGCCCCCAAGGGCACGTACGACCTGATCCCCCCGGACAGCGCCGCCTACCTCGCCGTCCGCGAGGCGATCGCCGCCCCGCTGCGCAACTCCGGCTACGGCTACATCGAGACGCCGGGCTTCGAGAGCGTCGAACTCTTCGCGCGCGGGGTCGGTGAGTCCACCGACATCGTGACCAAGGAGATGTACGCCTTCGAGACCAAGGGCGGCGACCGGCTCGCCCTGCGCCCCGAGGGCACGGCCTCCGTCCTGCGCGCGGCGCTGGAGGCCAACCTGCACAAGGCCGGCAATCTCCCGGTCAAGCTCTGGTACTCCGGCTCGTACTACCGCTACGAGCGTCCGCAGAAGGGCCGTTACCGCCACTTCTCCCAGGTGGGCGCCGAGGCGATCGGCGCCGAGGACCCGGCGCTGGACGCCGAGCTGCTCATCCTGGCCGACCAGGCGTACCGCTCGCTGGGCCTGCGCAACTTCCGGATCCTCCTCAACAGCCTCGGCGACCAGGAGTGCCGCCCCGTCTACCGGTCGGCGCTGCAGGAGTTCCTGCGCGGCCTGGACCTGGACGAGGACACCCTGCGCCGCGCCGAGATCAACCCGCTGCGCGTCCTGGACGACAAGCGCGAGTCGGTCCAGAAGCAGCTGGGGGACGCGCCGCTGCTGCGTGACTACCTGTGCGACGCGTGCAAGGCGTACCACGAGGAGGTCCGCGAGCTGATCACGGCGGCGGGCGTGACCTTCGAGGACGACCCGAAGCTGGTCCGCGGCCTGGACTACTACACCCGCACCACCTTCGAGTTCGTCCACGACGGTCTCGGCTCGCAGTCCGCGGTGGGCGGCGGCGGCCGCTACGACGGCCTCTCCGAGATGATCGGCGGCCCGGCGCTGCCGTCCGTCGGCTGGGCCCTCGGCGTCGACCGCACGGTCCTCGCCCTGCAGGCGGAGGGCGTCGAGCTGGAACTGCCCGCCACCACCAGCGTGTTCGCCGTCCCGCTCGGCGAGGAGGCCCGCCGCGTCCTGTTCGCCAAGGTCACCGAACTGCGCAAGAACGGCATCGCGGCCGACTTCGCCTACGGCGGCAAGGGCCTCAAGGGCGCGATGAAGAACGCCAACCGCAGCGGAGCCCGGTACACGGTCGTCGCCGGCGAACGCGACCTCGCCGAGGGCGTCGTCCAGCTCAAGGACATGGAGTCCGGCGAACAGACGGCGGTGGGCGTGAACGAGATCGTGGCGGAGCTGGAAGCGCGCTTGGGCTGA
- a CDS encoding replication-associated recombination protein A has translation MEPDLFTAAAEERQEKEPSSSPLAVRMRPRTLDEVVGQQHLLKPGSPLRRLVGEASGPAGPSSVLLWGPPGTGKTTLAYVVSKATDARFVELSAITAGVKEVRAVIDGARRASGGYGKETVLFLDEIHRFSKAQQDSLLPAVENRWVTLIAATTENPYFSVISPLLSRSLLLTLEPLTDEDIRSLIRRALTDERGLKEAVTLPEETEDHLLRIAGGDARRALTALEAAAGAALDKGEAEIGLTTLEETVDRAAVKYDRDGDQHYDVASALIKSIRGSDVDAALHYLARMIEAGEDPRFIARRLMISASEDIGLADPTALQTAVAAAQAVAMIGFPEAALTLSHATIALALAPKSNAATTAIGAALEDVRKGLAGPVPAHLRDSHYKGATKLGHGQGYIYPHDLPEGIAAQQYAPDELKGREYYEPTRHGAEARYADAVEWTRKNLGRKRS, from the coding sequence GTGGAGCCCGACCTGTTCACTGCCGCAGCCGAAGAACGCCAGGAGAAGGAGCCGTCCAGCAGCCCCCTGGCCGTGCGCATGCGCCCGCGTACCCTCGACGAGGTCGTGGGGCAGCAGCATCTGCTGAAGCCGGGCTCACCGCTGCGCAGACTGGTCGGGGAGGCGTCCGGCCCGGCCGGCCCCTCCTCGGTGCTCCTCTGGGGCCCGCCCGGCACCGGCAAGACCACCCTGGCCTACGTCGTCTCCAAGGCGACCGACGCCCGCTTCGTGGAGCTGTCCGCGATCACCGCGGGCGTCAAGGAGGTCCGCGCGGTCATCGACGGCGCCCGCCGCGCCTCCGGCGGCTACGGCAAGGAGACCGTCCTCTTCCTCGACGAGATCCACCGCTTCAGCAAGGCCCAGCAGGACTCCCTGCTCCCGGCCGTCGAGAACCGCTGGGTGACGCTCATCGCGGCGACGACGGAGAACCCGTACTTCTCGGTGATCTCCCCCCTGCTGTCCCGCTCCCTGCTGCTCACCCTCGAACCCCTCACGGACGAGGACATCAGGAGCCTCATCCGCCGCGCCCTCACCGACGAGCGCGGCCTCAAGGAGGCCGTCACCCTCCCCGAGGAGACCGAGGACCACCTCCTGCGCATCGCCGGCGGCGACGCCCGCCGCGCCCTCACCGCCCTGGAGGCGGCCGCCGGAGCCGCCCTCGACAAGGGCGAGGCGGAGATCGGCCTGACCACCCTGGAGGAGACGGTCGACCGGGCCGCCGTGAAGTACGACCGCGACGGCGACCAGCACTACGACGTGGCCAGCGCCCTGATCAAGTCCATCCGCGGCTCCGACGTCGACGCCGCCCTGCATTACCTGGCCCGGATGATCGAGGCCGGCGAGGACCCCCGCTTCATCGCCCGCCGCCTGATGATCTCCGCCAGCGAGGACATCGGCCTGGCCGACCCGACCGCTCTGCAGACGGCGGTCGCCGCCGCGCAGGCCGTCGCCATGATCGGCTTCCCCGAAGCCGCCCTCACCCTCAGCCACGCCACGATCGCCCTCGCCCTGGCCCCCAAGTCCAACGCCGCGACCACCGCGATCGGCGCGGCCCTGGAGGATGTCCGCAAGGGCCTGGCCGGACCCGTCCCCGCCCACCTGCGCGACAGCCACTACAAGGGCGCGACCAAGCTCGGCCACGGCCAGGGCTACATCTATCCGCACGACCTGCCGGAGGGCATCGCGGCCCAGCAGTACGCCCCCGACGAACTGAAGGGCCGCGAGTACTACGAGCCGACCCGGCACGGCGCGGAGGCCCGCTACGCGGACGCGGTGGAGTGGACCCGGAAGAACCTCGGTCGAAAGCGGTCCTGA
- the secF gene encoding protein translocase subunit SecF — MSKLGNLGARLHRGEIGYDFIKNRKIWYGLSILITITAIVGLAVRGLNMGIEFQGGAVFTTPKNVSVSVSQAEEYAERASGHDAIVQELGDGSMRIQVSGIETDKANQIKNQLSDDLNVDAEQINAELVGPSWGEQIANKAWQGLGIFLILVVIYLAIAFEWRMAVAAFIALIHDITITVGIYALVGFEVTPGTVIGLLTILGYSLYDTVVVFDSLKEQTKDLTKQTRWTYSDVANRSINSTLVRSINTTVVALLPVAGLLFIGGGVLGAGMLNDISLSLFVGLAAGAYSSIFIATPLVADLKEREPAMKALKKRVLAKRAQTAATGETQVLGDDEAYADEPEDAAPAVVGPRNQPASRTRGRGRPSGKRR, encoded by the coding sequence ATGTCGAAACTCGGCAACCTCGGCGCCCGGCTGCACCGTGGCGAGATCGGCTACGACTTCATCAAGAACCGCAAGATCTGGTACGGCCTGTCGATCCTGATCACCATCACGGCCATCGTCGGCCTGGCGGTGCGCGGCCTGAACATGGGCATCGAGTTCCAGGGCGGTGCCGTCTTCACCACCCCGAAGAACGTCAGCGTCTCGGTGTCCCAGGCCGAGGAGTACGCGGAAAGGGCCTCCGGTCACGACGCGATCGTCCAGGAGCTCGGCGACGGAAGCATGCGCATCCAGGTCTCGGGCATCGAGACCGACAAGGCCAACCAGATCAAGAACCAGCTCTCGGACGACCTCAACGTCGACGCGGAGCAGATCAACGCCGAGCTGGTCGGTCCCAGCTGGGGCGAGCAGATCGCCAACAAGGCCTGGCAGGGCCTCGGCATCTTCCTGATCCTCGTGGTGATCTACCTGGCCATCGCGTTCGAGTGGCGCATGGCGGTCGCCGCGTTCATCGCGCTGATCCACGACATCACCATCACCGTCGGCATCTACGCCCTCGTCGGCTTCGAGGTCACGCCGGGCACGGTGATCGGCCTGCTGACCATCCTCGGTTACTCGCTCTACGACACGGTCGTGGTGTTCGACAGCCTCAAGGAACAGACGAAGGACCTCACCAAGCAGACCCGCTGGACCTACAGCGACGTCGCCAACCGCTCGATCAACAGCACCCTGGTCCGCTCCATCAACACCACGGTGGTCGCGCTGCTGCCGGTCGCGGGCCTGCTGTTCATCGGTGGCGGCGTCCTCGGCGCCGGCATGCTGAACGACATCTCGCTGTCGCTGTTCGTCGGCCTGGCCGCCGGTGCGTACTCCTCGATCTTCATCGCCACGCCGCTCGTCGCCGACCTCAAGGAGCGCGAGCCGGCGATGAAGGCCCTGAAGAAGCGCGTCCTCGCCAAGCGGGCCCAGACCGCCGCCACGGGCGAGACCCAGGTCCTGGGCGACGACGAGGCGTACGCGGACGAGCCCGAGGACGCCGCACCCGCGGTGGTCGGGCCGCGCAACCAGCCCGCCTCGCGCACGCGTGGCCGCGGCCGCCCCTCGGGGAAGCGCCGATGA
- a CDS encoding peptidylprolyl isomerase: MVSQEQRRRQLAREKFLRQQQRRTDARRKARIRNSVIASVLGVIVVLSVTVFLTKPFEDDGKKENANAEVTPSATPSKVPDPCEKPAPGKVKSQTWKKEPAMTVAESAKYTMKLDTTCGEIDVALKASAAPHTVNSFNFLLGKGYLDHSKCHRLTDQGIYVLQCGDPQGTGMGGPGYTIPDENLKDKSLKGGTYPAGTVAMANQYNAQTKQGRDSGGSQFFLVYQDSQLPPDYTPFGTVSEAGMKVLKKIADAGAQAPDPQTGNTAPNATVVINKATITKS; encoded by the coding sequence GTGGTCAGCCAGGAACAGCGGCGGCGTCAGCTCGCCCGGGAGAAGTTCTTGCGGCAGCAGCAGCGACGCACTGACGCGCGACGCAAGGCCCGTATCCGCAACTCCGTGATCGCCTCGGTTCTCGGCGTGATCGTGGTCCTCTCGGTGACGGTCTTCCTGACCAAGCCGTTCGAGGACGACGGCAAGAAGGAGAACGCGAACGCGGAGGTCACGCCGAGCGCCACGCCCAGCAAGGTCCCGGACCCGTGCGAGAAGCCGGCCCCGGGCAAGGTCAAGTCGCAGACCTGGAAGAAGGAACCGGCGATGACCGTCGCCGAGTCGGCGAAGTACACGATGAAGCTGGACACGACCTGCGGCGAGATAGACGTCGCGCTGAAGGCGTCGGCGGCGCCGCACACCGTCAACTCGTTCAACTTCCTTCTCGGCAAGGGCTATCTGGACCACAGCAAGTGCCACCGGCTCACGGACCAGGGCATCTACGTCCTGCAGTGCGGCGACCCGCAGGGCACCGGCATGGGTGGACCGGGCTACACCATCCCGGACGAGAACCTCAAGGACAAGAGCCTCAAGGGCGGGACGTACCCGGCGGGCACGGTCGCGATGGCGAACCAGTACAACGCGCAGACGAAGCAGGGCCGCGACAGCGGCGGCAGCCAGTTCTTCCTCGTCTACCAGGACAGTCAGCTGCCGCCCGACTACACACCGTTCGGCACGGTGTCCGAGGCGGGCATGAAGGTCCTGAAGAAGATCGCGGACGCCGGGGCGCAGGCTCCCGACCCTCAGACGGGCAATACGGCGCCCAACGCGACGGTCGTGATCAACAAGGCCACGATCACGAAATCCTGA
- a CDS encoding DUF349 domain-containing protein has protein sequence MSSDPWGRVDETGTVYVRTADGEQVVGSWQAGSPEEALAYFERKYEGLVVEIGLLEKRVKTTDLSAKDAQAAIDHIREQVDAHHVVGDLDALRVRLDKLVELVEARREERKAQRAKQSDEARHAKEALVTEAEELSQSDQWRAAGERLRALVDTWKGLPRLDRKSDDELWHRFSHARSAFSKRRKQHFAQLDAQREEARKTKERLVSEAEALSNSTDWGVTAARYRELMAEWKAAGRAQREHEDDLWNRFRGAQDVFFAARSSVFAERDAEQSENLKLKEELAEEAEKLLPVTDLKAARAAFRNVNERWEAIGHVPRDARPKVEGRMHAVERAIQEAEEAEWRRTNPEARARAEGLTGQLQAAVDKLRGQVEQARAQGNNAKADKLQRELDGRQALLDQALKGLQEFGG, from the coding sequence GTGAGCAGCGACCCGTGGGGCCGCGTCGACGAGACGGGGACCGTGTACGTGCGTACGGCCGACGGCGAGCAGGTCGTCGGTTCCTGGCAGGCAGGCTCCCCCGAGGAGGCGCTGGCCTATTTCGAGCGCAAGTACGAGGGCCTGGTTGTCGAGATCGGCCTCCTCGAGAAGCGAGTGAAGACCACCGACCTGTCGGCCAAGGACGCCCAGGCCGCCATCGACCACATCCGCGAGCAGGTCGACGCGCATCACGTGGTGGGCGACCTGGACGCCCTGCGGGTCCGGCTGGACAAGCTCGTGGAGCTGGTGGAAGCGCGCCGTGAGGAGCGCAAGGCGCAGCGTGCGAAGCAGTCCGACGAGGCCCGGCACGCCAAGGAGGCGCTGGTCACCGAGGCGGAGGAGCTGTCGCAGTCCGACCAGTGGCGGGCGGCCGGTGAGCGGCTGCGGGCCCTGGTGGACACCTGGAAGGGTCTGCCGCGCCTGGACCGCAAGTCCGACGACGAGCTGTGGCACCGGTTCTCGCACGCGCGGTCGGCGTTCTCCAAGCGGCGCAAGCAGCACTTCGCGCAGCTGGACGCGCAGCGCGAGGAGGCCCGCAAGACCAAGGAGCGGCTGGTCTCCGAGGCCGAGGCGCTGTCGAACTCGACGGACTGGGGCGTGACGGCGGCGCGCTACCGCGAGCTGATGGCGGAGTGGAAGGCCGCGGGCCGCGCTCAGCGCGAGCACGAGGACGACCTGTGGAACCGCTTCCGCGGCGCCCAGGACGTCTTCTTCGCGGCCCGCAGCTCGGTCTTCGCCGAGCGGGACGCCGAGCAGTCGGAGAACCTCAAGCTCAAGGAGGAGCTGGCCGAGGAGGCCGAGAAGCTCCTGCCGGTCACGGACCTGAAGGCGGCCCGTGCCGCGTTCCGGAACGTGAACGAGCGCTGGGAGGCCATCGGCCATGTGCCGCGCGACGCCCGGCCGAAGGTCGAGGGCCGGATGCACGCGGTCGAGCGGGCCATCCAGGAGGCCGAGGAGGCCGAGTGGCGCCGGACGAACCCGGAGGCACGTGCGCGTGCCGAGGGTCTGACCGGCCAGCTCCAGGCGGCGGTGGACAAGCTGCGGGGCCAGGTCGAGCAGGCCCGTGCGCAGGGCAACAACGCCAAGGCGGACAAGCTCCAGCGTGAGCTCGACGGCCGCCAGGCGCTGCTGGACCAGGCGCTGAAGGGCCTGCAGGAGTTCGGGGGCTGA
- a CDS encoding vitamin K epoxide reductase family protein, with the protein MSKTTVRDVSTESEPERAAVAPRAEGGSRALALLLVITGAAGLLAAWVITIDKFKILEAKVEGKTFTPGCSFNPVVSCGSVMESKQAAVFGFPNPMLGLVCYGIVIGVGVALLARARFPRWYWLTFNAGCLFGVVFCAWLMFQSLYRINALCLWCSLAWVATILMFWYVTSFNIRKGFLPAPTWLKSFFGEFTWVMPVLHIGIIGMLILTRWWDFWLS; encoded by the coding sequence ATGAGCAAGACGACAGTCAGGGACGTCTCCACGGAATCCGAGCCGGAGCGCGCCGCGGTCGCACCGCGCGCGGAGGGCGGCAGCCGGGCCCTCGCCCTGCTGCTGGTGATCACCGGCGCGGCCGGACTGCTCGCCGCGTGGGTCATCACGATCGACAAGTTCAAGATCCTCGAGGCCAAGGTCGAGGGCAAGACGTTCACGCCCGGCTGCAGCTTCAACCCGGTCGTCTCCTGCGGCAGCGTCATGGAGAGCAAGCAGGCCGCCGTCTTCGGCTTCCCGAACCCGATGCTCGGCCTCGTCTGCTACGGCATCGTCATCGGCGTCGGCGTGGCGCTGCTCGCCCGCGCCCGCTTCCCGCGCTGGTACTGGCTCACCTTCAACGCAGGCTGCCTCTTCGGCGTGGTCTTCTGCGCCTGGCTGATGTTCCAGTCCCTGTACCGGATCAACGCGCTCTGCCTGTGGTGCAGCCTCGCCTGGGTCGCCACGATCCTGATGTTCTGGTACGTGACGTCGTTCAACATCCGCAAGGGTTTCCTGCCCGCCCCGACCTGGCTCAAGAGCTTCTTCGGCGAGTTCACCTGGGTCATGCCCGTGCTGCACATCGGCATCATCGGCATGCTGATCCTGACCCGCTGGTGGGACTTCTGGCTGAGCTGA
- a CDS encoding MBL fold metallo-hydrolase encodes MLIAGFPAGAWGTNCYLVAPAAGEECVIIDPGHQAADGVAEAIGKHRLKPVAVVLTHGHLDHVASVVPVCGAHDVPAWIHPDDRYMMSDPEKALGRSIGMPLLGELTVGEPDDVKELADGAKLELAGLELSVAHAPGHTKGSVTFGMPEAADIPPILFSGDLLFAGSIGRTDLPGGDMAEMLDSLARVCLPLDDSTVVLSGHGPQTTIGQERSTNPYLRQVAAGQGPARAPRRGM; translated from the coding sequence GTGCTCATTGCCGGGTTCCCCGCCGGGGCCTGGGGGACGAACTGCTACCTCGTCGCCCCCGCCGCCGGTGAGGAGTGCGTGATCATCGACCCCGGCCATCAGGCCGCCGACGGCGTCGCGGAGGCGATCGGCAAGCACCGGCTCAAGCCCGTCGCCGTCGTCCTCACCCACGGCCACCTCGACCACGTGGCGTCGGTCGTCCCGGTGTGCGGCGCGCATGACGTGCCGGCCTGGATCCACCCCGACGACCGGTACATGATGAGCGACCCCGAGAAGGCGCTCGGCCGGTCCATCGGGATGCCGCTGCTGGGCGAGCTGACCGTGGGGGAGCCCGACGACGTCAAGGAGCTCGCCGACGGGGCGAAGCTGGAGCTGGCGGGCCTTGAGCTGTCCGTCGCGCACGCACCCGGCCATACCAAGGGGTCGGTGACCTTCGGCATGCCCGAGGCGGCGGACATCCCGCCGATCCTCTTCTCGGGCGACCTGCTGTTCGCCGGCTCCATCGGACGCACCGACCTGCCCGGCGGTGACATGGCCGAGATGCTCGACTCGCTGGCCCGCGTGTGCCTGCCGCTCGACGACTCGACCGTGGTGCTGTCCGGCCACGGCCCCCAGACGACCATCGGCCAGGAGCGCTCCACCAACCCGTATCTGCGGCAGGTGGCCGCCGGCCAGGGACCCGCCCGGGCTCCCCGACGAGGAATGTGA
- a CDS encoding adenine phosphoribosyltransferase has protein sequence MTDIKELLLSRIRDVADYPEPGVMFKDITPLLADPAAFTALTDALAEIAERTRATKVVGLEARGFILGAPVAVRAGIGFIPVRKAGKLPGATLAQSYDLEYGSAEIEVHAEDLTAEDRVLIVDDVLATGGTAEASVQLIRRAGAEVAGLAVLMELGFLSGRARLEPVLNGATLEALLTV, from the coding sequence ATGACCGACATCAAGGAGCTGCTGCTCAGCCGCATCCGCGACGTGGCCGACTACCCGGAGCCGGGCGTGATGTTCAAGGACATCACCCCGCTCCTGGCGGACCCGGCGGCGTTCACGGCCCTGACGGACGCCCTCGCCGAGATCGCCGAGCGTACGCGTGCCACCAAGGTCGTCGGCCTGGAGGCCCGCGGCTTCATCCTCGGCGCCCCGGTCGCCGTCCGCGCCGGTATCGGCTTCATCCCCGTGCGCAAGGCGGGCAAGCTCCCCGGAGCGACCCTCGCCCAGTCCTACGACCTGGAGTACGGCTCGGCGGAGATCGAGGTGCACGCCGAGGACCTCACCGCCGAGGACCGTGTGCTGATCGTCGACGACGTCCTCGCCACCGGCGGCACCGCCGAGGCCTCGGTCCAGCTCATCCGCCGGGCCGGCGCCGAGGTCGCGGGGCTCGCCGTCCTCATGGAGCTCGGCTTCCTGAGCGGCCGCGCCCGCCTGGAGCCGGTGCTGAACGGCGCCACGCTGGAGGCGCTGCTCACCGTGTAG